The genomic segment CAAGATCCTGAAAGACCTTAACACCTTAGGCCTAGCCCAGCATTCCATGTCCCGAgctctcattctttttttgttttgtttttaaatatttttaaaattgatttcagagaggaagggagagggagagagaggtagaaacctcaatgatgagagaatcattgatcgggtgcctcctgcacaccccctcctggggattgagcccgcaactgggcatatgcccttggctggaatcaaacccgggacccctttaGTCCGCaagttgacgctctatccactgagccaaactggctggggcccaAGTTCTCAGTCTTGAACATATTGGCCTATTATGGCCATTCAGAATAGCAGGCCCATTCCTAACCCTTTGTTTTCTGCACAGATTTGGACCAGCAGAGCCTGCCAAGTGAGCCAGAGGAAGCCCTGAgccgggagctgggggagggagaggaggcagagatggCCCCTCCCGAAAACCTGCTGGGCCCCCCTGAGGTCCTCTCAAGGCAAGACCTGGActcggaggaggaggagcaggaggaggaagaggaggaggaggaggaagttgtGGCAGCCAAGGAAACCTTGCTTCGGCTCTCATCCCCCCTTCACTTTGTGAACACGCACTTCAATGGGGCAGGCTCTCCCACGGATGAAGTAAAGCTCTCCCCTGGAGGACCAGTAGAGACACTGAGCCCAGAGGCAGTGAGTGGTGACCCCGCCACGCCCTTGAGCACCCTGTCACCTCTACTTTGCCTTGCTGAAAGTGACCCAGTCCCTTCCCTCCCAGTGCTCCCACCTCTTCCCCAGgactctccccagcccctgcctgcccctgagGAAGAAGAGGCACTTGCCTCTGAGGACTTCGAGTTGCTGGATCAgggggagctggagcagctgaaTGCAGAGCTGGGGTTGGGGCCAGAGACATCCCCAGAGCCCCATGATGCTCCACCCCTAGGGCCCAACACCCTTTCTCTGCTACAGTCAGACCAAGAAGCTGAGACCATGGCAGAGCCATGAGCCATGGAAGAAATTGCAGGCACAGTAATAAGGCTTTCTGGCTGGGGCTGTCactgttttctcctttctctacTATTAGGAGTGACAGTACGTGGGGAAGCTGGCTGTCAGGTGATAGCTAGTTCACtttctgcctacctgcctgcctgttgTCCCAGGCCTGCTTACAGTGCCTGGGACTGGTTTTTAGtttgtaaataattttacatttgggTTAGTGGATGTGAACAGGGCTAGGGAAGTTCTTCCCACAGCCTGCACTTGCCTCCCTGCCTCATCTCTATTCTCATTCCACTCTGCCCTAAACCCTAGTggtctctctctttatttttcctcctatCCTCAGGGACCTGTGCCGGTCTGTCCTCGTGTCCCGCTCGTTTAGAcactttatcatttttctttcctgtccTGTGCTCTTCTCTGCTTTATTTCCCTGCTGTGTCTTGTCTTTAGCAGCTGAATCCCCACTCTGCCAGCTCCACCTCCCTGGCTAAACTTTAAGGAGGCTCCTGTTTGGGAGGTACAGACTAAACCTGGGGTGGTGGGTCAGGCCAGTAGTTGAGCACTTAGGTTACTGTAGCCTGTGGAACCTCCACTGCACCCTTGGCCTAGTTCGCCCCAGCCTTTTAAGAtacaggagcagagcagggatCCCACAGCACGTGTACAGCACTGTGTTAGTGAGCAGGAGCTCTGTCTTGTTGCGAAGAGGGGCTTCTTACTGTcccaggaagaaaagg from the Myotis daubentonii chromosome 7, mMyoDau2.1, whole genome shotgun sequence genome contains:
- the RETREG2 gene encoding reticulophagy regulator 2 isoform X2, with product MISYIVLLSILLWPLVVYHELIQRMYTRLEPLLMQLDYSMKAEADTLHHKHDKRKRQGKNTLPGSDEPLADTESESEAELAGFSPVVDVKKTALALAITDSELSDEEASILESGGFSVSRATTPQLTDVSEDLDQQSLPSEPEEALSRELGEGEEAEMAPPENLLGPPEVLSRQDLDSEEEEQEEEEEEEEEVVAAKETLLRLSSPLHFVNTHFNGAGSPTDEVKLSPGGPVETLSPEAVSGDPATPLSTLSPLLCLAESDPVPSLPVLPPLPQDSPQPLPAPEEEEALASEDFELLDQGELEQLNAELGLGPETSPEPHDAPPLGPNTLSLLQSDQEAETMAEP